The proteins below come from a single Dehalococcoidia bacterium genomic window:
- a CDS encoding FmdB family zinc ribbon protein, translated as MPTYEYECNTCHHRFDERQGFNDEPVASCPKCKGLSQRVFHAVPVVFKGSGFYCTDHGHGGRYDSTKSEKESDKKEPAKKDGNGSSSKSSKEHGATAEKKPAASKVESAPSKS; from the coding sequence ATGCCTACATACGAATACGAATGTAACACCTGTCACCATCGCTTCGATGAGCGGCAGGGATTTAACGATGAGCCTGTAGCCAGTTGCCCGAAGTGCAAGGGGTTATCGCAGCGCGTCTTCCATGCGGTGCCCGTGGTCTTCAAGGGCAGCGGTTTCTATTGCACCGACCACGGACACGGCGGCAGATACGATTCCACTAAATCCGAAAAGGAATCCGATAAGAAAGAGCCCGCGAAAAAGGACGGGAACGGCAGCTCCTCCAAATCCTCAAAAGAACACGGCGCGACCGCCGAGAAAAAACCTGCGGCGAGTAAAGTTGAAAGCGCTCCTTCAAAGAGTTAG
- the dtd gene encoding D-aminoacyl-tRNA deacylase, whose translation MKALLQRVSKASVSVDKNIVGHIGSGLVILLGVAAGDTERDAKYLADKIVGLRIFGDKEGKFNLSASEVGSELLAVSQFTLLADTKKGRRPSFTDAAPPDVAEALFDKFVFLLRKSGLKVETGRFQAHMSVDIVNDGPVTIMLDSREKFPESSQQ comes from the coding sequence TTGAAAGCGCTCCTTCAAAGAGTTAGCAAAGCCTCGGTCTCCGTCGATAAGAATATCGTCGGACATATCGGCAGCGGCCTGGTCATTCTCCTCGGTGTAGCCGCCGGTGATACGGAAAGGGACGCTAAATATCTAGCCGACAAGATTGTAGGGCTGAGGATCTTCGGCGATAAAGAAGGCAAGTTCAATCTGTCAGCGAGCGAAGTAGGCAGCGAGCTTCTGGCCGTGAGCCAGTTCACATTGCTCGCCGACACGAAAAAGGGACGCCGCCCCAGCTTCACGGACGCCGCCCCACCCGACGTGGCAGAGGCGCTATTCGACAAGTTCGTTTTCCTGCTACGGAAAAGCGGCCTTAAGGTAGAAACCGGACGGTTTCAGGCGCATATGTCGGTCGACATCGTGAATGACGGCCCGGTCACCATCATGCTGGACAGCAGGGAGAAGTTCCCTGAATCATCCCAGCAATAA
- a CDS encoding transglutaminase family protein has protein sequence MTIMEKYLASTYTIDCDEPSIKGKAAELTKNKSTEIDKAKAVFYFVRDRIKYNPYGGISPLEEYKASATLRRGNGYCVQKAVLLAALARAAGVPARLGFCNVRNHLLSKEILDGLRGDNVMKYHGYALLHLNGKWLKATPSFDIDLCRQHNFIPVDFDGTQDAVFHRYNQDGKLHMEYVHNHGIYDEVPWDEILASRDWLLKEK, from the coding sequence ATGACAATAATGGAAAAGTATCTGGCATCAACGTATACGATAGATTGCGATGAACCGTCAATCAAAGGGAAAGCAGCGGAACTGACAAAGAATAAATCTACCGAAATCGACAAAGCAAAAGCGGTGTTCTACTTCGTCCGCGACCGCATCAAATACAACCCTTACGGCGGCATATCCCCCCTGGAAGAATACAAGGCCAGCGCTACGCTGAGGCGCGGCAACGGCTATTGCGTACAGAAGGCGGTGTTGCTGGCCGCTCTGGCGCGGGCCGCGGGCGTACCTGCGCGGTTAGGCTTCTGCAACGTACGCAATCACCTCTTATCGAAGGAAATACTCGATGGATTAAGAGGCGACAACGTCATGAAGTATCACGGCTATGCACTGCTGCACCTGAACGGCAAATGGCTTAAGGCCACGCCCAGCTTCGATATAGATCTGTGCCGCCAGCACAACTTCATCCCTGTCGATTTCGACGGTACTCAGGACGCCGTATTTCATCGTTACAATCAGGACGGCAAGCTCCACATGGAATATGTACACAACCACGGCATATACGACGAGGTGCCCTGGGACGAAATACTCGCATCGCGGGACTGGCTGCTCAAAGAAAAATAA
- a CDS encoding TIGR04076 family protein produces MSDIIAKVISQKGHCEAGHKVGDEFVIGQTTKDGMCSWAFYTLFPFAEVLQYGGSFPWEEPGKAVVACPDPSNPVVFELRVE; encoded by the coding sequence ATGTCTGATATCATCGCAAAAGTAATCTCCCAAAAAGGACACTGCGAGGCCGGCCACAAGGTTGGAGATGAGTTCGTCATCGGCCAGACGACGAAGGATGGCATGTGCTCATGGGCCTTCTACACGCTGTTCCCCTTCGCCGAGGTGCTGCAGTACGGCGGCTCGTTCCCGTGGGAGGAACCGGGCAAAGCGGTAGTCGCCTGCCCTGACCCGTCGAACCCCGTTGTATTCGAGTTGAGGGTCGAATAA
- a CDS encoding nitroreductase family protein encodes MKAMSYAELVKNNRSRRRFHQAVSVDMETLRELIDLARLTPSARNLQPLKYILSNTADKNSKIFSCLSWALDLKGWGGPADGERPTAYIVILGDTEIAKTFVCDHGIAAQTIMLGAVDKGLGGCIMASIKRDLLRELLAIPERYEILLVLALGKPSEEVVIETVGKSGDVKYWRDAAGVHHVPKRALDDIIVG; translated from the coding sequence ATGAAAGCGATGTCGTATGCAGAGTTGGTGAAGAACAACCGGAGCCGGCGCCGTTTTCATCAGGCAGTGAGCGTCGATATGGAAACGCTCCGGGAGCTTATCGATCTGGCCAGGCTGACGCCGTCGGCGCGGAATCTTCAGCCGCTGAAGTACATCCTTTCCAACACTGCGGATAAAAATTCCAAGATATTCAGTTGTCTCTCCTGGGCGCTGGATCTCAAGGGCTGGGGTGGGCCCGCGGATGGCGAGCGGCCTACGGCGTACATCGTCATCCTTGGCGATACGGAAATCGCGAAAACGTTCGTGTGCGATCACGGCATTGCGGCGCAAACGATTATGCTGGGCGCGGTCGATAAGGGATTAGGCGGCTGCATCATGGCCTCGATAAAAAGGGATCTATTGCGGGAACTGCTGGCGATTCCGGAGCGCTACGAGATACTCCTGGTGCTGGCGCTGGGCAAGCCGAGCGAAGAGGTGGTTATCGAGACGGTCGGAAAGAGCGGGGACGTCAAATACTGGCGTGACGCTGCGGGCGTGCATCACGTGCCCAAGCGGGCGCTGGATGATATTATCGTCGGTTAA
- a CDS encoding class I SAM-dependent methyltransferase translates to MSGSNDKTGNKASYVRRMFASISRTYDPLNTALSFGQDIRWRRFAMARISDVPHSSILDLAAGTGKIALLAARIYPESAVVGVDFCSEMLAIAKRTLIESESTPCIPHSWGKIKLGDTPKSPGRKNPAPLSGRSMEAAFGDRIHLVQGDALRLPFPDNTFNCLTIGFALRNVTSIANLFAEMNRVTKPGGKMVSLELTRPSLKILGPLHKLYIKVIIRLVGGIVSGKWDAYTYLPQSILEFPSPREVQRVMEDAGWRSVEIYRLTFGAATVQTGIKEQ, encoded by the coding sequence ATGAGCGGTAGTAACGATAAAACCGGGAATAAAGCGTCTTATGTGCGGCGGATGTTCGCTTCCATTTCGCGCACGTACGATCCATTAAATACCGCGCTTAGTTTCGGTCAGGATATAAGGTGGCGCAGGTTCGCAATGGCGCGGATAAGCGACGTTCCTCATTCGTCGATTCTGGACCTCGCCGCCGGTACCGGCAAGATAGCGCTGCTTGCGGCTCGAATCTATCCCGAGAGCGCTGTCGTCGGTGTTGATTTTTGTTCCGAGATGCTGGCAATAGCTAAGCGGACTCTGATCGAGTCCGAATCAACCCCCTGTATCCCCCACTCTTGGGGGAAGATTAAATTGGGGGACACCCCCAAATCCCCCGGCAGGAAGAATCCTGCACCTCTTTCGGGGCGGTCGATGGAAGCAGCGTTTGGGGACCGGATACATCTGGTTCAGGGGGATGCATTAAGGCTGCCGTTTCCGGATAATACATTCAATTGTTTAACCATTGGATTTGCGCTCAGGAATGTTACCAGTATCGCCAACCTCTTTGCCGAGATGAACAGGGTGACAAAGCCGGGAGGTAAGATGGTTTCTCTGGAGCTTACGCGCCCGTCGCTAAAAATACTGGGACCGTTGCATAAGTTATATATCAAGGTCATTATACGTTTGGTAGGCGGGATCGTGTCCGGCAAGTGGGATGCATATACTTATCTGCCGCAGTCGATACTCGAGTTCCCTTCGCCGCGGGAGGTTCAGAGGGTGATGGAGGATGCGGGCTGGCGCAGTGTGGAGATATATCGTCTCACGTTCGGTGCGGCCACCGTCCAGACGGGCATAAAGGAGCAGTAG
- a CDS encoding energy-coupling factor ABC transporter permease translates to MHIPDGFLNVATVATTYTVSAGGLGYALRAARKKMGEKHVPMLGILAAFIFAAQMLNFPIAGGTSGHFLGAALAAILIGPWAGLLIMACVLILQCLIFQDGGLLALGANIFNMGLIGCFSAYFLYRLTTRFMGDNRRGLLIGSFIAAWASVFIAASSCSIELWASGTSPISIAFPAMAGWHALIGIGEGLITVAVLGLVTAVRKDLIAMERI, encoded by the coding sequence ATGCACATACCTGATGGCTTCCTAAACGTTGCAACCGTAGCGACTACCTACACTGTTTCAGCAGGCGGGTTAGGCTATGCACTAAGAGCAGCCCGCAAGAAAATGGGGGAAAAACACGTCCCTATGCTGGGCATATTGGCCGCCTTCATTTTCGCCGCCCAGATGCTGAACTTCCCTATCGCCGGCGGCACGTCGGGACACTTCCTGGGCGCAGCCCTGGCTGCAATACTAATCGGGCCATGGGCCGGACTGCTCATTATGGCATGTGTACTCATCCTTCAGTGTCTGATATTCCAGGACGGAGGATTGCTTGCCCTTGGAGCCAATATCTTCAATATGGGCCTAATCGGCTGTTTCTCTGCCTACTTTTTGTATCGGCTGACGACACGATTTATGGGCGATAACAGACGCGGCCTGCTCATCGGCAGCTTCATAGCCGCGTGGGCATCGGTATTCATCGCCGCGTCATCCTGCTCAATCGAACTTTGGGCTTCGGGAACGTCACCGATCAGTATAGCTTTCCCCGCAATGGCAGGATGGCACGCCCTTATCGGGATCGGAGAAGGATTAATCACAGTTGCAGTGCTGGGCCTGGTCACGGCCGTAAGGAAAGACCTGATAGCAATGGAGAGGATATAG
- a CDS encoding PDGLE domain-containing protein, whose protein sequence is MKKIRIKWWHIALILCLALVFFSPLASSSPDGLEKVAEDKGFIEEAHEAPFQVIADYMFPGIENEAVATILAGLIGTAGIFVITYGAARLIRFGKNKKATAAER, encoded by the coding sequence ATGAAAAAAATACGTATCAAATGGTGGCATATAGCATTGATCCTTTGCCTGGCATTAGTGTTCTTCTCGCCGCTGGCCTCTAGCTCCCCGGACGGGCTTGAGAAAGTCGCCGAGGACAAGGGCTTTATCGAAGAAGCGCATGAGGCGCCTTTCCAGGTTATCGCCGATTACATGTTCCCCGGCATTGAGAACGAAGCGGTAGCGACGATTCTGGCCGGACTGATAGGAACTGCGGGGATATTCGTAATCACATACGGAGCGGCAAGACTGATTCGATTCGGCAAGAACAAAAAGGCAACCGCCGCCGAACGCTGA
- the cbiQ gene encoding cobalt ECF transporter T component CbiQ produces the protein MKHSFIDRYSDRSSPLHRLDPRTKIATAIVFVVMVVVTPPGEWQTFAIYLAFVTLLTLISKVPPIYVLKHSLVVIPFVLLIGIFIPFLKTGSSSGSYNIWMWDIPKSNLILLGSIVLKSWLSVISLVLLTATTKFSDVLKGLERLRMPKAMVMILSFMYRYIFVLTDEVLRMKQARDSRSFGEKRSRQIKTVGNMIGTLFLRSYERGERVYAAMVSRGFDGEIRTLSSTTMRAVDLLYTFSFLIIISVACLSLAI, from the coding sequence ATGAAACACAGCTTTATCGACCGTTACAGCGACCGGTCCAGCCCTCTTCACCGGCTGGATCCGCGCACCAAGATAGCGACCGCCATTGTATTCGTCGTTATGGTTGTTGTAACCCCACCCGGCGAATGGCAGACTTTCGCTATCTATTTGGCATTTGTAACCCTGCTTACCCTGATATCTAAAGTTCCCCCGATATACGTACTGAAACACTCGCTGGTCGTCATACCTTTCGTATTGCTAATCGGTATCTTCATTCCGTTCCTCAAGACCGGAAGCTCAAGCGGCAGCTACAATATCTGGATGTGGGACATACCGAAAAGTAACCTAATACTTCTCGGCAGTATTGTGCTTAAATCATGGCTTTCCGTCATCAGTCTTGTGCTGCTTACTGCAACGACAAAATTCTCCGACGTGCTCAAAGGTCTGGAACGACTGCGCATGCCCAAAGCTATGGTGATGATCCTCTCTTTCATGTACCGCTACATATTCGTTTTGACGGACGAGGTGCTGCGCATGAAACAAGCCAGGGACAGCCGGAGCTTCGGGGAAAAGCGCTCCCGTCAGATTAAAACCGTCGGCAACATGATAGGCACGTTATTCCTCCGCAGCTATGAGCGCGGCGAACGGGTATACGCCGCAATGGTCTCTCGCGGCTTCGATGGTGAGATTAGAACGCTCTCCAGCACTACTATGAGGGCAGTAGACCTATTGTATACTTTCTCCTTCCTCATCATAATATCAGTAGCCTGTTTATCACTCGCTATTTGA
- a CDS encoding ABC transporter ATP-binding protein has product MENAVEIENLSYNYPDGHEALHDITLTIGKNETVSVIGPNGAGKSTLLLHFNGILRSDGAIKILGTPLTEKNIKWARSKVGLVFQNPDDQLFSPTVFDDVAFGPLNMGLAEKEVRSRVRKALAMVNMEGYDKRSPQHLSVGEKKRIAIATVLSMDTEILVFDEPSANLDPRAKWDLVALIELLPMTKIIASHDLELVRTLSGRTVMLDKGHIVCDRTTEEILSDTILLEKHGLAPAPQSAGHKFEA; this is encoded by the coding sequence TTGGAAAACGCAGTCGAGATCGAAAACCTGTCTTACAATTACCCCGACGGACACGAGGCATTGCACGATATCACCCTGACGATAGGCAAAAACGAAACCGTATCCGTAATCGGACCCAACGGGGCCGGCAAGTCAACGTTGCTTCTGCATTTCAATGGCATTCTCAGAAGCGATGGCGCAATAAAGATACTCGGAACACCGCTGACGGAGAAGAATATCAAATGGGCACGAAGCAAAGTGGGGCTGGTGTTTCAAAACCCCGATGACCAGTTGTTTTCACCAACAGTGTTCGACGACGTGGCCTTCGGCCCGCTTAACATGGGTCTCGCAGAGAAAGAAGTGCGCTCGCGGGTGAGAAAAGCGCTTGCCATGGTGAACATGGAAGGATATGATAAGCGTTCCCCTCAGCATCTCAGCGTCGGAGAGAAAAAACGCATCGCAATAGCTACGGTTCTATCGATGGATACAGAAATTCTGGTCTTTGACGAACCGTCAGCCAACCTGGACCCAAGGGCAAAGTGGGATCTCGTTGCACTTATCGAGCTATTACCGATGACCAAGATAATCGCATCCCACGATCTGGAACTGGTGAGGACGTTAAGCGGACGGACTGTAATGCTCGATAAAGGTCACATTGTTTGCGACAGAACGACCGAGGAAATACTATCCGATACAATCCTTCTTGAAAAGCACGGGCTGGCGCCCGCGCCGCAATCAGCAGGTCACAAGTTTGAGGCTTAA